From the Companilactobacillus ginsenosidimutans genome, the window AATAATTAGTATCGTGGCAATTATTCGAAATAGCCACTTTGATGAATTTTTCATGTAAATGTCCTCATGAATAATAATAACAAAAAACACCTCTGAAAAATTTTCTCAGAGGTGAAATTTTAGTTTTGCTTTAAAGTTTTTTTGTAATCTTTGACTAATATTGCGAAAATCAATCCAAATAATGCAATTACAAAGAAGAATGTAAATACGCTGTGATATCCCGCCAGTCCACCATTTACTGGTAAGTGATGATTTTGATTCGATGATACTAGGATTAATGTTGCCAAACTGACACCCAATGATCCTAATAGCTGTCTAACTGTTGTGATAATTGCCGTCCCATGAGGGATTAATTCTTGAGAAAGTGAATTTCCTCCAAGAGTAGTGGCAGGCATCATAACAAAGGCATTTCCACCTTCAATTAGCATCGCGATGAGAATCATGGCCCAAATGTTTAACTTGAAATTAAGGATGAATAGTAGGAACCAACCAACAACAATCATCGACATCCCAGTTAACAAAGTTGGTTTGAATCCGATTCTATCTGCTAATTTACCAGTTAGTGGATTCAAGATGCTGAGCAATATTGCTGGTGGCACCAATGCTAATCCGGAAATCAGAATAGAAGTGTGTAAAATATTTTGATAATAAAGAGGATAAATAATGGTTACAACGATTAACGAAATGTAGGAAAATCCAGTTAGCAAAATCGCTAAATCAAAGTTAAATGATTTCATGACTTTCAAATCTAGAAGTGGGTCATTTGCCGTCAACTGACGATAAATAAATAAACCGGTGAGGATAATACTGATTACTAATAAAATTAGTAGGCTATTATCCAATGAATGTGCTGCGCCTGCCTGGTTTACAACATAAAGCAGACCAACTAATCCAAGTAAATAAATAATTGAAATAAAATCGAGTTTAACTTTTTTTCGTGGCATAACATCTTGTATGAAAAATAATCCTAAGACGAATATTGCTACCATGA encodes:
- a CDS encoding DHA2 family efflux MFS transporter permease subunit, translating into MTSNTNKIINRKLFVSTLLAGTFTMSISQSSLSTAYPTLMKFFGVTAPTIQWLTTGFMLIMCIMMPISPWLLNNISFKKLFLSVVAIFGIGTFIIILAPNFPLAMLGRALEAVGVGILFPSFQSVLLEITERDQRGGTMGMAGLVMGSALASGPIISGIVLNWLKWQGLFVIFLIIMVAIFVLGLFFIQDVMPRKKVKLDFISIIYLLGLVGLLYVVNQAGAAHSLDNSLLILLVISIILTGLFIYRQLTANDPLLDLKVMKSFNFDLAILLTGFSYISLIVVTIIYPLYYQNILHTSILISGLALVPPAILLSILNPLTGKLADRIGFKPTLLTGMSMIVVGWFLLFILNFKLNIWAMILIAMLIEGGNAFVMMPATTLGGNSLSQELIPHGTAIITTVRQLLGSLGVSLATLILVSSNQNHHLPVNGGLAGYHSVFTFFFVIALFGLIFAILVKDYKKTLKQN